The proteins below come from a single Corylus avellana chromosome ca3, CavTom2PMs-1.0 genomic window:
- the LOC132174641 gene encoding uncharacterized protein LOC132174641 has protein sequence MLALTRGFNQRLFTFHKQLTRPLMATNAPLKPLKRVGTHNGSFHCDEALGCFMIRLTNKFSNAEIVRTRDSQVLEGLDAVLDVGGVYDPTRDRYDHHQKGFEEVFGHCFSTKLSSAGLVYKHFGKEIIAKELRVDEEHPDVHRLFLAVYKSFMEAIDAVDNGINQYDTDKPPRYVNNTHLSSRVGRLNLDWIEPDQSPEKENEAFQRAMALAGSEFLDSVRFHAKSWLPARSIVMECLAARRDVDPSGEIMVLTTFCPWKLHLFELEEEMKIDPPIKYVLYQDDRSKSWRVQAVAVAPDRFESRKPLPAQWRGLRDEELSREAGIPGCVFVHMSGFIGGNQSYEGALAMAKAALKF, from the exons ATGCTCGCGCTAACCCGAGGGTTTAACCAGAGGCTTTTCACCTTCCACAAGCAACTCACTCGTCCTCTCATGGCCACCAACGCTCCCCTGAAACCCTTGAAGCGCGTGGGCACCCACAACGGGAGCTTCCACTGCGATGAGGCCCTCGGCTGCTTCATGATTCGCCTCACCAATAAGTTTTCAAACGCTGAGATCGTTCGCACCCGTGACTCCCAG GTGTTGGAGGGTCTCGATGCTGTTCTTGATGTTGGGGGCGTGTACGATCCAACTCGGGACCGGTATGATCATCACCAGAAAGGGTTTGAAGAGGTTTTTGGGCACTGCTTCTCCACTAAGCTCAGTAGTGCTGGTCTTGTCTACAAG CATTTTGGAAAGGAGATAATAGCTAAGGAGCTTCGAGTTGATGAGGAGCACCCGGATGTGCATCGCTTATTTTTGGCTGTATACAAGAGCTTCATGGAG GCAATTGATGCTGTCGACAATGGGATAAATCAGTATGATACAGACAAGCCTCCGAGATATGTGAATAATACGCACTTGTCTTCAAGAGTTGGAAGATTAAATTTGGATTGGATAGAACCTGATCAATCACCTGAGAAAGAGAATGAGGCCTTTCAACGAGCGATGGCTCTGGCTGGCAGTGAGTTTTTAGAT AGTGTTCGGTTTCATGCAAAATCGTGGTTACCTGCACGGTCAATTGTAATGGAGTGTCTTGCAGCAAGACGGGATGTTGATCCTAGTGGAGAAATTATGGTTTTAACTACATTCTGTCCT TGGAAGCTTCACTTATTTGAGCTTGAGGAGGAGATGAAGATTGACCCTCCCATCAAATATGTTCTTTATCAG GATGACAGGAGCAAATCTTGGAGAGTGCAGGCGGTGGCAGTAGCTCCTGATAGGTTTGAGAGCAGAAAGCCTCTCCCTGCTCAATGGCGAGGTCTTAGGGATGAAGAACTGTCGAGGGAGGCAGGTATTCCTGGTTGTGTTTTTGTCCACATGAGTGGGTTTATTGGTGGAAATCAAAGCTATGAGGGTGCTCTGGCCATGGCAAAAGCTGCTTTGAAGTTCTAA
- the LOC132174643 gene encoding uncharacterized protein LOC132174643 isoform X1 yields the protein MTLLTLTSFSSSTWLDLKPPLFPPPPPPTTFLSSLSTLKPHSQKKKRIWNKTCRAEFAHDAPFAAAIGACMLSLLVFPVTGKAPDSDGDLANMRFSVMGIISFIPYFNWLCWVFAWLDSGNWRYAVVYLAPYLRSILSLSPEENWLPIVSIVLCIIHIQLEASINNGDIQGFQLFSKAANHLASMARKKDHSKGHEGISEEGRKAKNINLPFADEQSRNEIRRWSVLKKPSEDREPSNEDWLDDEKNH from the exons ATGACTCTTCTCACACTCACTTCATTCTCTTCATCCACTTGGCTCGATCTCAAGCCTCCTCTCTTCCCACCTCCACCACCGCCCACTACTTTCCTCTCCTCCCTCTCCACCCTTAAACCCCACTCCCAAAAG AAGAAGAGGATTTGGAACAAAACGTGTAGAGCAGAGTTTGCCCATGACGCACCATTCGCTGCCGCAATCGGTGCTTGTATGCTCAGCTTGCTGGTTTTTCCGGTCACCGGTAAAGCTCCGGACAGTGATGGTGATTTGGCTAATATGAGGTTCTCGGTTATGGGGATCATTAGCTTTATCCCTTACTTCAATTGGCTG TGTTGGGTGTTTGCGTGGCTGGATAGTGGGAACTGGCGTTATGCAGTGGTATACTTGGCTCCATACCTAAG GTCAATCTTGTCACTGTCGCCTGAGGAGAACTGGCTGCCTATTGTCAGCATTGTATTATGCATAATTCACATTCAG CTGGAAGCAAGCATAAACAATGGAGATATTCAGGGCTTTCAATTATTTAGCAAGGCTGCAAACCACCTTGCATCAATGGCTAGAAAGAAAGACCATTCAAAGGGGCATGAAGGAATTTCTGAGGAG GGGAGAAAAGCAAAGAACATTAATTTGCCGTTTGCTGACGAACAATCAAGAAATGAGATTCGGAGGTGGAGCGTTCTCAAAAAACCATCAGAGGATCGTGAACCCTCAAATGAAGATTGGTTAGATGATGAGAAAAATCACTAG
- the LOC132174642 gene encoding uncharacterized protein LOC132174642 isoform X1 translates to MDAMSTTIKPTLVPSPNPNTVFSSRKFSITSPIFRRASSSSSSYSSRSRLVIVKCNSSEESGNLKDSLAGIVDERVQELLNREENRGLLDGLEKASKRVEMAKRELAEIEKQELEAKLMREYVNQLESRASEIAECQREILEAGEKVEEAKRSLALNVDGFEDGDAFVEKESKEIDKNEERLESIKAGFISALVGTLAVLPISFTQVTSSSQLILPVAINLVSCALFGVTFRYTIRRDFDNVQLKTGTSAAFGFVKGLSMLASGPPLELNTGSFFSHAFDGAVYVSENLLLFVFAAVGLEYCFKMRLLSPFPIKRSTSR, encoded by the exons ATGGACGCCATGTCCACCACAATCAAACCCACTTTGGTTCCTTCTCCAAACCCCAACACTGTCTTCTCTTCAAGAAAGTTTTCCATCACATCACCCATCTTCCGcagagcttcttcttcttcttcttcttattcttcaaGGTCTCGGCTCGTAATCGTGAAATGCAACAGCTCGGAGGAGAGTGGTAATCTGAAGGATTCACTGGCGGGTATAGTGGACGAGCGAGTACAGGAGCTGCTGAACAGAGAAGAGAACAGGGGTTTGCTTGATGGGTTGGAGAAGGCGTCGAAGAGGGTGGAGATGGCCAAGAGAGAGCTTGCGGAGATTGAAAAACAAGAACTTGAGGCCAAGCTGATGAGGGAATACGTTAACCAGCTTGAGAGCAGAGCTTCCGAG ATTGCTGAATGTCAGAGGGAGATATTAGAAGCAGGAGAAAAGGTTGAAGAAGCAAAGCGCTCTCTAGCACTAAATGTGGATGGATTTGAAGACGGAGATGCTTTTGTAGAGAAAGAGAGCAAAGAAATTGACAAAAATGAGGAAAGATTGGAGTCCATAAAAGCAGGTTTTATTTCTGCCCTTGTTGGCACCCTTGCAGTGCTGCCCATCTCCTTCACTCAGGTGACAAGCAGTTCTCAACTCATACTTCCTGTAGCAATTAACTTGGTCAGCTGTGCTCTGTTTGGAGTTACATTTCGATATACAATAAGAAGAGACTTTGATAATGTTCAGCTTAAGACGGGGACATCTGCAGCTTTTGGCTTTGTTAAAG GTCTTTCCATGCTGGCCAGTGGACCACCTCTAGAACTAAATACTGGAAGCTTCTTCTCACATGCTTTTGATGGAGCTGTTTATGTGTCTGagaatcttcttctttttgtttttgctgcTGTTGGTCTAGAGTATTGTTTTAAGATGAGGCTACTTAGTCCTTTTCCTATCAAAAGATCAACTTCAAGGTGA
- the LOC132176621 gene encoding uncharacterized protein LOC132176621 has translation MSMSTLSDVSTISTPKTLKSRLHNGDTLYGLVLLSFSPTLAEIAGLAGYDFVVIDMEHGPGGVSNALSCLHALAATRTPAILRLPENCPTWAKKALDLGPQGIMFPMIQTPAAAKQAVSYYRYPPKGVRGSAHTAVRDSSFSINKGYLGNYAEKLFIMCQVESEEGVKNVEEIAAVDGVDCIQMGPRDLSFSMGYVGDMGNNNVRETMRVAEKAVLSGGAYLAGIASPFDRSDDMSKRGYHMVAGSVDVTLFRSAAVEDVKRFKMGLTKGK, from the coding sequence ATGAGCATGAGCACACTCTCAGATGTCTCCACAATCTCCACCCCCAAAACCCTCAAATCCCGTCTCCACAATGGCGATACCCTCTACGGCCTCGTTCTCCTCAGTTTCTCTCCCACATTGGCCGAGATCGCCGGCCTCGCCGGCTACGACTTCGTCGTCATCGACATGGAGCATGGCCCCGGCGGCGTCTCCAATGCGCTCTCCTGCCTTCACGCCCTCGCTGCCACGCGTACGCCTGCGATCCTCCGGCTGCCTGAGAACTGCCCCACTTGGGCAAAGAAGGCCCTGGATCTTGGCCCACAGGGGATCATGTTCCCCATGATCCAAACCCCAGCGGCCGCCAAGCAGGCTGTCTCGTACTATCGCTACCCTCCCAAAGGGGTCCGCGGCTCCGCCCACACGGCCGTGAGGGACTCGAGTTTCAGTATCAACAAAGGATATTTAGGTAATTACGCAGAGAAGTTATTTATCATGTGCCAGGTGGAGTCCGAGGAGGGGGTCAAGAACGTGGAAGAGATTGCGGCCGTTGATGGGGTGGACTGCATTCAAATGGGGCCGCGCGATCTGAGTTTCAGCATGGGGTACGTGGGAGACATGGGGAACAACAATGTGAGGGAGACGATGAGGGTCGCCGAGAAGGCCGTGCTGAGTGGTGGGGCCTACTTGGCTGGGATTGCGTCGCCGTTCGATCGGTCCGATGATATGAGTAAACGTGGATATCACATGGTGGCTGGTAGTGTGGATGTAACGCTGTTCAGGAGCGCGGCCGTAGAGGATGTGAAGAGGTTCAAGATGGGTTTGACGAAGGGCAAATAA
- the LOC132174643 gene encoding uncharacterized protein LOC132174643 isoform X2, whose protein sequence is MTLLTLTSFSSSTWLDLKPPLFPPPPPPTTFLSSLSTLKPHSQKKKRIWNKTCRAEFAHDAPFAAAIGACMLSLLVFPVTGKAPDSDGDLANMRFSVMGIISFIPYFNWLCWVFAWLDSGNWRYAVVYLAPYLRSILSLSPEENWLPIVSIVLCIIHIQLEASINNGDIQGFQLFSKAANHLASMARKKDHSKGHEGISEEGRKAENINLPSADE, encoded by the exons ATGACTCTTCTCACACTCACTTCATTCTCTTCATCCACTTGGCTCGATCTCAAGCCTCCTCTCTTCCCACCTCCACCACCGCCCACTACTTTCCTCTCCTCCCTCTCCACCCTTAAACCCCACTCCCAAAAG AAGAAGAGGATTTGGAACAAAACGTGTAGAGCAGAGTTTGCCCATGACGCACCATTCGCTGCCGCAATCGGTGCTTGTATGCTCAGCTTGCTGGTTTTTCCGGTCACCGGTAAAGCTCCGGACAGTGATGGTGATTTGGCTAATATGAGGTTCTCGGTTATGGGGATCATTAGCTTTATCCCTTACTTCAATTGGCTG TGTTGGGTGTTTGCGTGGCTGGATAGTGGGAACTGGCGTTATGCAGTGGTATACTTGGCTCCATACCTAAG GTCAATCTTGTCACTGTCGCCTGAGGAGAACTGGCTGCCTATTGTCAGCATTGTATTATGCATAATTCACATTCAG CTGGAAGCAAGCATAAACAATGGAGATATTCAGGGCTTTCAATTATTTAGCAAGGCTGCAAACCACCTTGCATCAATGGCTAGAAAGAAAGACCATTCAAAGGGGCATGAAGGAATTTCTGAGGAG GGGAGGAAAGCAGAGAACATTAATTTGCCGTCTGCTGACGAATAA
- the LOC132174642 gene encoding uncharacterized protein LOC132174642 isoform X2 — protein sequence MDAMSTTIKPTLVPSPNPNTVFSSRKFSITSPIFRRASSSSSSYSSRSRLVIVKCNSSEESGNLKDSLAGIVDERVQELLNREENRGLLDGLEKASKRVEMAKRELAEIEKQELEAKLMREYVNQLESRASEIAECQREILEAGEKVEEAKRSLALNVDGFEDGDAFVEKESKEIDKNEERLESIKAGFISALVGTLAVLPISFTQLKTGTSAAFGFVKGLSMLASGPPLELNTGSFFSHAFDGAVYVSENLLLFVFAAVGLEYCFKMRLLSPFPIKRSTSR from the exons ATGGACGCCATGTCCACCACAATCAAACCCACTTTGGTTCCTTCTCCAAACCCCAACACTGTCTTCTCTTCAAGAAAGTTTTCCATCACATCACCCATCTTCCGcagagcttcttcttcttcttcttcttattcttcaaGGTCTCGGCTCGTAATCGTGAAATGCAACAGCTCGGAGGAGAGTGGTAATCTGAAGGATTCACTGGCGGGTATAGTGGACGAGCGAGTACAGGAGCTGCTGAACAGAGAAGAGAACAGGGGTTTGCTTGATGGGTTGGAGAAGGCGTCGAAGAGGGTGGAGATGGCCAAGAGAGAGCTTGCGGAGATTGAAAAACAAGAACTTGAGGCCAAGCTGATGAGGGAATACGTTAACCAGCTTGAGAGCAGAGCTTCCGAG ATTGCTGAATGTCAGAGGGAGATATTAGAAGCAGGAGAAAAGGTTGAAGAAGCAAAGCGCTCTCTAGCACTAAATGTGGATGGATTTGAAGACGGAGATGCTTTTGTAGAGAAAGAGAGCAAAGAAATTGACAAAAATGAGGAAAGATTGGAGTCCATAAAAGCAGGTTTTATTTCTGCCCTTGTTGGCACCCTTGCAGTGCTGCCCATCTCCTTCACTCAG CTTAAGACGGGGACATCTGCAGCTTTTGGCTTTGTTAAAG GTCTTTCCATGCTGGCCAGTGGACCACCTCTAGAACTAAATACTGGAAGCTTCTTCTCACATGCTTTTGATGGAGCTGTTTATGTGTCTGagaatcttcttctttttgtttttgctgcTGTTGGTCTAGAGTATTGTTTTAAGATGAGGCTACTTAGTCCTTTTCCTATCAAAAGATCAACTTCAAGGTGA